The proteins below are encoded in one region of Acetoanaerobium noterae:
- a CDS encoding SulP family inorganic anion transporter — METKSFFSYDIKNLKGDIMGGFTTAIVALPLALALGVASGAGAKAGLYSAIITGILSTLFGGTPAQVNGPTGAMTVVLIELYEKFGAEALFAAMLVAGVTQILIGGLKLGKYIHLIPQPVIVGFTNGIGFLIFLKMIPYFETGPVVALITIAVMLLFPFITKKVPASLMALIVGTVAGTYLLPGGELVGAIPSGLPQFTLPSFPANQLVDIIQSGIILAMLGCIESLLAALVVDEMTKTKHHSNKELIGQGIGNTVATLFGALIGTGAIVRSAVNVNAGGRTRLSGILHGIILLVITLKFAPLASQIPLAVLGGILMGTAIKMVEYSATRKFTYASKRAGSVIIVTTLLTVFSDLVIAVAAGTLLSMFLFVLSMGEVYLKQYPISIKGGKKVASYTVEGPLFFGVSNAIASKLEIESEDADIIVLNLMNMPVMDSTGAIAIKSIKQLLEGNGQTLILAGVKEQAGKLLTKLEVISDEDLQISSMRIKDVLSHIEMNMVNA; from the coding sequence TTGGAAACAAAATCATTTTTCTCCTACGATATTAAAAATCTAAAAGGAGATATTATGGGAGGTTTTACAACAGCAATTGTAGCGCTGCCTCTTGCGCTAGCTCTTGGAGTAGCATCTGGAGCAGGAGCGAAGGCTGGTCTTTATTCAGCTATAATTACAGGAATTCTATCGACTTTATTTGGTGGTACGCCAGCTCAGGTTAATGGCCCTACAGGAGCTATGACAGTGGTTTTAATCGAGCTTTACGAAAAATTTGGGGCAGAAGCTTTATTTGCAGCTATGCTAGTGGCAGGAGTCACGCAGATTTTAATTGGAGGCTTGAAGCTTGGAAAGTATATTCACTTGATACCTCAACCCGTAATTGTTGGATTTACAAACGGGATTGGATTTTTGATATTTTTGAAAATGATACCATATTTTGAAACAGGCCCTGTTGTTGCACTTATAACGATAGCAGTGATGCTGTTATTTCCTTTTATAACAAAAAAAGTCCCAGCATCTCTAATGGCTCTTATTGTAGGAACAGTTGCTGGAACCTATTTGCTTCCAGGGGGAGAACTAGTTGGAGCTATTCCTAGTGGATTGCCACAGTTTACATTACCATCATTTCCAGCAAATCAGCTGGTTGATATAATCCAATCAGGAATAATACTAGCAATGCTTGGATGTATTGAATCTCTTCTAGCTGCTCTTGTGGTTGATGAGATGACAAAGACCAAGCACCATTCGAATAAAGAGCTAATAGGACAAGGTATAGGAAATACTGTAGCTACATTATTTGGAGCACTTATAGGAACAGGAGCTATAGTAAGATCTGCAGTAAATGTAAATGCAGGAGGAAGAACTAGGCTTTCTGGTATACTTCATGGAATAATTTTACTTGTAATTACACTTAAGTTTGCACCTTTAGCATCACAAATACCTCTGGCTGTTTTAGGAGGAATCCTAATGGGGACAGCTATAAAAATGGTAGAGTACAGTGCAACTAGAAAGTTTACATATGCATCTAAGCGTGCAGGGAGTGTTATAATTGTAACTACTCTTTTAACGGTATTTAGTGATTTAGTTATTGCTGTTGCAGCTGGAACACTGCTATCTATGTTTTTATTTGTACTTAGCATGGGAGAGGTTTACTTAAAGCAGTATCCTATTTCAATAAAGGGAGGCAAAAAAGTTGCTTCTTATACTGTAGAGGGGCCATTGTTCTTTGGCGTTTCAAATGCTATTGCTAGTAAGCTGGAAATAGAATCAGAGGATGCAGATATTATAGTTCTTAATCTTATGAATATGCCAGTTATGGATTCAACAGGAGCTATTGCAATTAAAAGTATAAAGCAGCTACTTGAAGGAAATGGGCAGACACTAATCCTAGCTGGAGTAAAGGAACAGGCTGGAAAGCTTCTTACAAAGCTAGAGGTAATATCTGATGAGGATTTACAAATTTCTTCTATGAGAATAAAGGATGTTTTGAGCCATATTGAAATGAATATGGTAAATGCTTAA